Part of the Zingiber officinale cultivar Zhangliang chromosome 6A, Zo_v1.1, whole genome shotgun sequence genome, GGACGGAACCACCACACTGAATCTGCTAGTCAGGATGAAACCCATTGGCTCATTGGCACATTCATGCTTTTGTTCAGCTGCTTCTGTTGGTCGTTATTCTTCATTCTACAAGTAAGTGCTTCCAAATCTCAAAGCTAAAGTAGTCACTTTAGATTGAAGACCTAACACATTTGTGATGACTGATTCATGATTATTTGCAGTCGAACACCTTGAAATCTTACCCTGCAGAGCTCTCCCTGAGCACCCTAATTTGCATTATGGGCACATTACTAGCTAGTTCAGTTGCGGCCATCCTGGATCCTGGTGTCAAACCCTGGATAATAGGATTTGACACAAGGCTTGTTGCAGCCGTTTACTCCGTATGATGCCTCTTATTATATTTTACTAACCAAATGGTTTAAATTTATATGGATTGTCTTATGCTAAATTGGCCTATTCCCTTGCTCGCAAAGGGTATAATGTGCACAGGAATAGCATATTATTTGCAAGCAGTGGTGATGAAGGAGAGAGGACCTGTCTTTGTGACTGCCTTTAACCCTCTTTGTATGATCATAGTGAGTGTGATGGGCTCCATTATTCTTGCAGAGGAAATAACTTTAGGAAGGTAATGAAGTTTTTGCTCATTCCTGTTTCTTCTAGTTTGTAAATGCAAActaacttgttttttttttggtaGGTTGATTGGTGCAATTGTTATAGTGATTGGTCTTTACTCTCTAATATGGGGAAAGTGCAAGGATTACGCAAATCAAACCTCTAAAATTGACGAGAAACAAGCACTGGAACTACCTAAGaccataaatgatgacatgatatcCAACTCCATTGATTATGTCACCATCGAAAACATCTCATCAGGGAAGAAACCTTGAGTAATTAACTTGTATTAGCCTTAGCATAAGCTTTCTCTTGTATTATGTATCAACCATCATCCACTACGACTACAGAAGTGTTTACTTCCAAGCAAATTAGTAGGATAGCACTGGATGAGGATACTTGTCCCCAGTTGTTGCTACCAATAATTAAGGTTAATCTTCGTGCATGATCAAATACCATATCATTTGTTGTGACTGTTCATGCCTTTTTCAACTTTCTTTTCTGCTGTCAAAGGGTTATCCAACACAATAATTCCCTACTGCTTTATCCAACTTTGTTTTCGATGGTGCACGTACCGCAGATTGAAGAATCTTGAAACCTCTTTATTTTTGTATGATGGTAATTTGATTTGATGTCTATGCCCAGAATCTCAGTCAATTGAACGCGAGATGAGCAGATACAACTCTAGAATCCAATTCATTGTGGAAAACCTGAATCAGCTAATATTACTATCCAAGATAGAGTGAATATGAAAGAATCCCCAGTGAATatactatcttttttttttccttttagaaTAAGTTTGGATGAGGAAAGAAACATTTTTATCCAGTAAAGGTAAAACTTTGATCATAATAGGTCCACTCAGATTGTGACCATAATGGCTATCACTGCTTTCTTTTATAGTATATATAATAAGAAAATAGACTACCAAGCATGCATCAATCAAGAAAAAGACAAAAACCAAGAACACCCTTATATCCATAGAAAAATCTCTTGAAAAGGCAAGGTTAAAAAAATCACGAGAAGAGAAAATCTGCAAATCATCAAGAATGAGAAGTACAATGCTTATCATAATCTACTCCCAAGTAGAGCAAATTTATACATGCCAAGAAATATGGTTGAGAGAACAAGATGCCAACTTCAAACCAACTCAAACCATACCTCCAAGATATCAAGACTTCTTCAtcactccttctcctcttccttcccagactcttctcctccaagaacccTAGAAATTGAGGCGAACGGTTCATGGTTGCTACCTGATTTAGTTTGTTGTTCCTTGTGTTGCCACCTTCAAAATCTTCAGAATGGGTCAAGTTGGGCTCGACCCAGTACACAGCACCGGCTGCCGTTAGCCCACTAAGTGGAAGGCACCACATGAGGGCCTGTATAGGCCCTTCTAGGGCAACAACACCCTACCATTCCGACAATCAAATAATCAATGTCTTGTATCTAAATCACtaacttttcatttttttttttaattttatttttccagTTGACTTCATATATTTAAGTTTTCAGCTCAATTCATTATAAAGGAGACTGGTCCGACTCTATAAAAATTTTCAAGAGAAATTATAGAAGTATACATAGAGACTCATCCTGATAGCCACCATTCTCAAATCTACTAGTCATTGAGAGAAACATTTGATACAgcagattattattattattattattattattattgataatttttatttttatatttaagatatttttgatattataagtatttttgataatatttatttattttttatatttttttattttgagttcATTTAGAGATTTTTGAATTATAAGCCtgttaataaatttttctttattttagattttttattttataaaataggaattatatctatatattaggatttttctttctttttgggTATTAAAGTCTGAAGTTTATATAAACATGTAATTAACTATTTGAGGATTATTCCTCTGTTTTTAAtaaatctttttctttttgataaaACCTAAAGAACAATGACTTGCCTTATCCTCCAATCTATGTTCGCATTAGCCTATAGAATAACCATTATCATACCTAGTGttagttggtattagagcagaTCATATCCAATGGAAGAACATTGTGGTGGTGGTCCCAGTCTCAACAATAGGCAGGTTTCAATTGAGGAAACCAAGCACTGTGAAAAGCTGTTGAAGATTTATAATTTACTGAGGTAAGTCATAGATTTAACCCAACGTCTAGTGACACGAAATCTTGAAGATCGTGAGGTACGCTATTGAGAGGATCGACATAGAGATCTCagattttgagttgatttacCTGAATTTTCAACATCATAGACAGAGAATTTTATTGATTGCATCAACAAAGTAGAGCAGTTCTTTGACTATAAGTAAGTTTCGGATCGGATGAAGGTGAAATTGGTTGCCTTCAAACTCAAAGGTCTAGCATCGTCATAGTGGTAGTATTTGCGACGCTCACGAGACTGACAAGGTAAGACCAAGATCATGGATTGGGAAAAGATGAGAAAAAaagatgaaaaatcaattttttcctTTGGTTACACTCAAACTTCATTCTAGGGATGATTAGGTTTTTCCATGGAGAACAATAGCTTTGACGCCCAAGATAATGTTGACTATTCGAAGATAATTTGGAAGAAGTTGACGAGGTACTTTATGATGATGAACCTGACACACTGCAAGTTTATAGTCCTAGGACTTTAATCATTCATGAAAAATTTAACCCATAAGAAGTTGATGAACCTAACACATTGCAAgttgtggaagatataattaaaGAGCAATTTTGATCTCAAATtagatgtaaaataccgaaaaaatagcgaataatgataagggatttttttgaaatttttagaaatttttcgagaatttttcggagctcgtatggacgagtttacggggataaaaatggggcccgagtaaagtctgtttaggttacccaatttaagcgaggaaaagtttcattttttctttttgttttctttttctttattttctttttctcctcctcttccgtCACCGTGCCCCAAACCCCCGCGCGACTTCTCATCCCCTCACGCGTGCCCTAACCGGTGCCGCAAACTGTCGCtgcctccctctcctctgcccgacacCGACGACACCAGGGAACATAGAGCCGACGGCTGAGcatctcctctctccctcttcatTTCTTCTTCCCTGTCTCCGCCACTGAGATCGGGACACGCCACCGCCCCTCTCGGCCGGAAGCCACCTCCAAGCCGTGCCCTGGATCACCAATCAACCACCTCTGCCCTGGCCTCTTCACTGTTGCACACCACCGCCTTCTCTTGAGTTCTGTTGCAGCGATGAGACGAGGCCGAGCGCCGACCACCAGGTCCGGCACCAGTCGCCTGTGCCCAAGCGCCGCCGCCGCATGGGACAGCGCCGGCCTTCTCTAGCCGAGCCCTAGTTCTTGATCTGTGGTTTCCGAGGGTGTTCGGTTGCTTCGATGCTACTGGTAGGTAAGTGTTCTGCCTTAGATTTTTTATTTGGGTATATGATCTCTGTATGGTTTGATTGGGTGCTTGGTTTGTTGGAAGGTAGTGACCTAGGTTGGTTCCGGCTACCATTGCATCAATAGCTTGTGGTTGACTCTGCCCGATCCATGGCTCTTGGTAGCTGCTGAAGAGGAAGAAGTGGTGAGAACAGGTTATACTGGAATTAGGTTGTTGCTTGAATTAATGATCTCTAGTCTTGTTCTGATCTGTGATCTTCCTGTTGATCTCATCTTGATCTGTTGAGTAGGTAGGATTCTAGCCAAGTGTTGTGCGTTGTAGGGAAAACTTCAGCAAGGAGGTCTTGCTGTGGTATACCTTGTTTCCAACAGCAATTAGCTCACCTTGTTTTATATTCAACAGCGGTtgagcttgaggtatggtgtaggaaTTTGGATACGTATTGTAGTTGGATGATGTGATTAgtgttttaccctaaattagctgtagggattttatttaactatttattaaattttagctaaataaaaatatatatattggtgacacaggactttgacacgagacgagcatctcgacgtcggattggaccttcctattggaggcgggtactttgactttatgtcatttgatatgcataataatgtctttaacaaatagcaacgattgtgttttcttatttgcttcggttgatcactacctgatttgttacatgcttgtttgtttatttgctatgcaccTCATGTTACCATTTacctgattatgcatatttatagaggtagtgacacaaccttgttatttatcatgttcaggacctagggtttttgataccttatctggtctgtgtaccttgatttgattcatttcctatggtacatattttatatttatgtatgcatattgctatgctgttcaggatattgccatgtttagtatcatgcatcatctcgcatgattgcatgttgtgcgatagttgctccattattgtcgagcacatcgccagttacatgtatttgTACACACTACCACTCataggttagtggtatatcagacaggtgtgtggtagttctgctgtttggctccattggtctggtaactcagcgtggtagccggcagacggttgtgctctgtttggctccgttggtttagtgtagcagcatgGTAGTCGACatgcagttggactttgtttggctccgttggtccgctcatgggtagtgtgacgcagcgtggtagccgacagagattcctccccgtcatcgtgtaccgggagatgagagcattgtgctcccccatttatgatttggggtaggaggataggtgtactctaacagtatcccgtccactcggtcactcatcaggagcagcgatgtctgagtgcacggttgtcacaaccttacccactcggtctcaccattgtgtgtgacatggctgactggcgtcaggggtgaccatgacatttgcatcatatgcatgatgcatttattgcttgtgtttgctgcatttacttgctgcatttatatggatgcatatgattgacatacatataggatttatgacactctcggtctgatgaccctattgtacttataccctggttctggttagtacagttttctcctgcttatttcagtttcatttacccttcttgtatcaggagactgtacgcatgattagtgctggttgttatttgctttattatgcatatcagttgttatccgctgagttgttgaactcaccccatgGACACTAtcattttcaggtaccaggttgtttatggaatcgcttggagtatcctacctgccggtccccacgtcacatcagaagacatgtctccgccttttttgtttattttatcgtggtatatgatatgtgtgt contains:
- the LOC121996376 gene encoding WAT1-related protein At1g21890-like, which gives rise to MDLAQVWRSVRPYLAMIFLQFGYAGMFIVSVASLKRGMSHYVLVVYRNAVAAAIIGPFALWFERKGRPKLTVRIFLKIMALALLEPVLDQNFYYLGTKYTSASFSSALYNVLPAMTFINAIILRMEKIDIKKRQSQAKIVGTLVTVLGALVMILYKGPIVEFIWNKGRNHHTESASQDETHWLIGTFMLLFSCFCWSLFFILQSNTLKSYPAELSLSTLICIMGTLLASSVAAILDPGVKPWIIGFDTRLVAAVYSGIMCTGIAYYLQAVVMKERGPVFVTAFNPLCMIIVSVMGSIILAEEITLGRLIGAIVIVIGLYSLIWGKCKDYANQTSKIDEKQALELPKTINDDMISNSIDYVTIENISSGKKP